A portion of the Thermosediminibacter oceani DSM 16646 genome contains these proteins:
- a CDS encoding coiled-coil domain-containing protein, producing the protein MIRKVFGILLTIIFLTSVFTSRFTIISAFPMYSQNETEQGIIEEILKLDSRIHALARKINELSFQNGELKKALAAKRLELNRLDGQLKERKKKLARWVVFSYKGGMGTFLAVLVGAEDLGDFLRRFDNITRVLEYYNNIISETRNLLLYKKREESYIMEKQKEIQALEEEARKALKELQEALAQKEQELIRAKNILENTVNLEKISKNWQEALPSLDYLLKNLSSLPWSSISPDSLKVNYLTLTARAEFIDKSITEKLFSGNDKLKNAYFTFSPEGITLSEKGPDGKPLYSITCRLELEENNKIKIIPIRVEFNGVLLPPEVIHDLTKGHDLSFTPPPLPYDLKITSISTEEGKLILYLKKY; encoded by the coding sequence ATGATCAGGAAGGTCTTCGGAATTCTGCTGACAATCATTTTTTTAACCTCAGTATTCACCAGCAGGTTTACTATAATCTCCGCTTTCCCCATGTACTCACAAAACGAGACGGAGCAGGGGATTATTGAGGAGATCCTCAAGCTGGATTCCAGAATTCATGCCCTCGCCCGAAAGATAAATGAACTTTCTTTCCAGAACGGTGAATTAAAAAAGGCCCTCGCCGCCAAGCGCCTGGAATTAAACCGCCTGGACGGCCAGCTGAAAGAGCGCAAAAAAAAGCTGGCCCGCTGGGTGGTATTCAGCTATAAAGGCGGTATGGGGACTTTCCTCGCTGTGCTCGTCGGCGCTGAAGATTTGGGCGATTTTTTAAGGCGATTCGACAACATTACTCGAGTGCTGGAATATTATAATAATATAATTTCGGAGACCAGGAATCTCCTACTTTATAAAAAGCGGGAGGAATCGTATATTATGGAAAAACAAAAAGAGATCCAGGCTCTGGAGGAAGAAGCCCGCAAAGCTCTTAAAGAGCTTCAGGAAGCCCTAGCTCAGAAAGAACAGGAGCTCATTAGAGCTAAAAATATATTGGAAAACACCGTAAATTTGGAAAAAATAAGCAAAAACTGGCAGGAAGCCCTACCCTCCCTCGATTATCTTTTAAAAAATCTATCTTCCCTACCGTGGAGCAGCATCAGTCCTGACAGCCTGAAGGTAAACTATCTCACCCTGACGGCCAGAGCTGAATTTATAGATAAAAGCATCACCGAGAAACTTTTCTCCGGCAACGATAAGCTCAAAAACGCGTATTTCACGTTCAGTCCGGAAGGCATTACCTTATCCGAAAAAGGCCCCGACGGAAAACCGCTGTACTCGATTACCTGCAGGCTGGAACTGGAGGAAAATAACAAGATAAAAATAATTCCCATCAGAGTGGAGTTTAACGGCGTGTTGCTTCCTCCGGAGGTAATCCACGATTTGACGAAAGGCCATGACCTTTCCTTTACCCCACCGCCCTTGCCCTACGACCTGAAAATTACCTCGATCTCTACCGAAGAGGGTAAGCTGATCCTATACCTCAAAAAATACTAA
- a CDS encoding pyruvate kinase alpha/beta domain-containing protein, with the protein MYWDLPGKQNTENTLAVVKEAVSERGIKHVVVASTGGYTAKLFFEANLGVNLVIVTHVCGYAEPGKMEFPEDLRQKLLASGVKVLTTTHVLSGAERGISRKFGGVYPVEIIANTLRMFGQGVKVCVEVATMALDAGLIPYGEDIIAVGGSGTGADTAVIMRPSHAASIFNTWISEILCKPAKRKRGA; encoded by the coding sequence ATGTACTGGGATTTGCCGGGAAAGCAAAACACGGAGAACACCCTGGCCGTTGTAAAGGAGGCTGTAAGCGAGAGAGGAATAAAGCATGTGGTGGTGGCGTCCACTGGGGGCTATACGGCCAAGTTGTTTTTCGAGGCGAACCTGGGGGTAAACCTGGTGATCGTGACCCATGTTTGCGGCTACGCTGAGCCGGGGAAGATGGAATTTCCCGAGGACCTCAGGCAAAAGCTTTTAGCCTCCGGGGTAAAGGTTTTAACCACAACTCACGTGCTGTCGGGAGCCGAGCGGGGTATAAGCCGGAAGTTCGGCGGGGTATACCCCGTGGAGATAATAGCGAATACATTAAGGATGTTCGGCCAGGGAGTCAAGGTATGCGTCGAAGTTGCGACGATGGCCCTCGATGCAGGTTTGATACCATACGGCGAGGACATTATAGCCGTGGGCGGCAGCGGCACCGGGGCGGATACCGCAGTCATCATGCGCCCGTCCCACGCGGCAAGCATATTTAACACTTGGATTTCGGAGATACTGTGCAAACCGGCGAAGAGAAAAAGGGGAGCATAG
- a CDS encoding DMT family transporter codes for MTAETKAYVSLLGVAFFWGTSFAVSKIGLKSLPPMYLAILRFSIASIIFYALLRKNYYGYKIRQKDKPLLWFLGVLGISSYFYVQYTGLSLTTTVNTAIIIATSPIFTALLSSLLFRQERLSLNKLLGILMGFTGIFLIFAGGTGVSFGSETLRGDLLILCNSVAWAFFTVMGKRLVDAYDPFVVIAHINIYGTITMLPLAFSRTFLNLLMSIGLETWLAALYLALTCSVFGYYMWYRGVRVLGASRTAVFNYVNPLFAVTIGILFLKEPWNLFTLVGGAAILLGVYVASLKGGQVALIKNKS; via the coding sequence TTGACAGCAGAGACAAAGGCATACGTAAGTTTGCTGGGGGTGGCTTTTTTTTGGGGGACTTCCTTTGCCGTTTCAAAAATAGGCCTTAAAAGTCTACCGCCAATGTATCTTGCAATTCTAAGGTTTTCCATCGCTTCTATAATTTTTTATGCACTGCTCAGAAAAAACTATTATGGCTACAAGATTCGGCAAAAGGATAAACCTCTTCTTTGGTTTCTCGGCGTGCTCGGCATTTCTTCTTATTTTTATGTACAGTACACGGGGTTGAGCCTGACTACGACGGTGAACACCGCTATAATAATAGCTACGAGTCCGATATTTACCGCATTGCTGTCTTCCCTGCTTTTTCGCCAGGAGAGGCTTTCATTAAATAAACTTTTAGGAATTTTGATGGGTTTTACCGGCATATTTTTGATATTTGCGGGTGGCACCGGCGTATCCTTCGGTAGCGAGACTCTAAGGGGGGACCTTCTCATCCTGTGCAACTCCGTGGCCTGGGCTTTCTTTACCGTGATGGGTAAAAGACTGGTGGACGCTTACGATCCCTTTGTGGTAATAGCCCACATAAACATCTACGGCACCATCACCATGCTGCCCCTGGCTTTTTCGCGCACATTTCTCAATTTGCTCATGAGCATCGGGCTTGAGACCTGGCTGGCCGCGTTATATCTTGCTCTGACCTGTTCGGTCTTCGGGTATTACATGTGGTACCGGGGGGTAAGGGTCCTGGGAGCATCCAGGACGGCCGTCTTTAATTATGTTAATCCTCTCTTTGCGGTTACCATAGGGATTCTGTTTTTAAAGGAACCATGGAACCTGTTCACCCTGGTCGGCGGAGCCGCGATCCTGCTTGGAGTATACGTGGCTTCGTTAAAGGGCGGGCAGGTAGCTCTTATAAAAAATAAAAGCTGA
- a CDS encoding TlpA family protein disulfide reductase produces MRSFPEKSKTFGLLTVIVFITLYLAGCGKTKVETANPEPEIKPYEGFLAPDFELPDLSGRKVRLSNFRGKTVVLNFWSLNCSYCLAEMPDFEEFNATKPENVAILMINLDRDAGRVATYIKNKGYTFTVLKDDSAQTVRSYLIRGVPTTVVAGGDGVIKARIEGQVTKQILDSLVN; encoded by the coding sequence ATGAGGTCGTTTCCGGAAAAGTCTAAGACCTTTGGCCTACTGACTGTTATCGTATTTATAACGCTTTACCTTGCAGGCTGTGGGAAAACGAAAGTCGAAACTGCCAACCCGGAACCCGAAATAAAACCCTATGAAGGCTTTTTAGCCCCGGACTTCGAACTCCCTGACCTGTCCGGCAGGAAAGTAAGGCTCTCAAACTTCCGTGGGAAAACGGTAGTCCTGAACTTCTGGTCCCTCAACTGTTCTTACTGCCTCGCCGAAATGCCCGACTTCGAAGAATTCAACGCCACCAAACCGGAAAATGTAGCGATCCTTATGATAAACCTGGACAGGGATGCCGGAAGAGTCGCAACCTACATCAAAAACAAGGGATACACTTTCACGGTTTTAAAGGATGATAGTGCCCAAACCGTAAGGTCCTATCTCATAAGAGGGGTCCCGACCACGGTGGTAGCCGGCGGAGACGGGGTGATCAAGGCTAGAATAGAAGGGCAGGTTACCAAACAGATTCTGGACTCCCTGGTGAACTAA
- a CDS encoding cytochrome c biogenesis CcdA family protein: MAQISNLSIGTAFLAGILTFFSPCTLPLLPAYLSVLAGGGISKFEKRAVLITNSICFITGFSLIFTSLGLSVTALGQFLLVNRIILSRIAGIFVIIFGLFLVSALKIPFFMRERRGHPHFRRVTPLSAFIMGCAFSLGWTPCLGPVLSSVLLMAGSTQDFKAGAVLLLIFSAGLALPFFYWPWPPKGSTPSHPGSTRTSPSFRKPREPSLY, encoded by the coding sequence ATGGCGCAAATCAGCAACCTGAGCATAGGAACCGCATTCCTGGCAGGTATTCTGACCTTTTTCTCCCCCTGCACGCTACCTCTGCTGCCCGCGTATCTTTCCGTTCTGGCCGGCGGTGGTATCAGCAAATTCGAAAAAAGGGCGGTCCTAATCACCAACAGCATATGCTTTATTACCGGTTTTTCCCTGATTTTCACCTCACTTGGGCTTTCGGTAACCGCCTTGGGTCAATTCCTACTGGTTAACCGAATTATTCTTTCGAGAATTGCGGGTATTTTTGTAATAATTTTCGGGCTGTTCCTCGTCAGCGCCCTGAAAATCCCCTTCTTCATGAGGGAAAGGCGGGGCCACCCGCATTTTCGGAGAGTAACGCCGCTCTCCGCTTTTATAATGGGGTGCGCCTTTTCTCTGGGCTGGACGCCCTGTCTGGGGCCGGTACTGTCGTCGGTTCTCTTGATGGCCGGCAGCACACAGGATTTTAAAGCCGGCGCTGTATTGCTTCTCATTTTCTCCGCAGGCCTCGCTCTACCTTTTTTCTACTGGCCCTGGCCGCCGAAAGGGTCAACGCCATCGCACCCCGGATCAACCCGTACCTCACCCTCTTTCAGAAAGCCGCGGGAGCCATCCTTATATTGA
- a CDS encoding alpha-hydroxy-acid oxidizing protein codes for MNINEIKKNAREKMKGYCRVCRFCDGVACAGEVPGMGGTGTGSSFRANVQALARVRLNMRTLHGAKDPDITVELFGRKLSMPILAAPITGSEYNMGGAVPEEEFIQMVISGSKAAGTIGMCGDGGNPLFYDSGLKAIEKEGGHGIAVMKPRENDVALRMAERAKIIGAVAVGMDVDGAGLITMALMGQPVGPKTREELEEIISKVGVPFILKGIMTVDEAQLAYEVGAKAIVVSNHGGRILDSTPGVAEVLPAIAEKLKGKITILADGGVRSGVDVLKYLALGADAVLVGRPVIIGAYGGGAEGVKVVLETMAKELKQAMILTGCNDIASIGDHVIYKPQ; via the coding sequence ATGAACATTAACGAAATAAAGAAAAACGCCAGGGAAAAGATGAAGGGGTACTGCCGGGTATGCAGGTTTTGCGACGGAGTGGCCTGCGCCGGGGAAGTGCCGGGGATGGGAGGTACAGGCACCGGTTCGTCCTTCAGGGCCAACGTCCAGGCCCTGGCACGGGTCAGGCTCAACATGAGGACCCTTCACGGTGCGAAAGACCCGGACATCACCGTTGAACTCTTCGGCAGGAAGCTTTCGATGCCCATTCTGGCCGCACCGATAACCGGCTCCGAGTACAACATGGGAGGCGCCGTGCCGGAAGAGGAATTCATACAGATGGTCATTTCCGGAAGTAAGGCAGCCGGTACCATAGGTATGTGCGGCGACGGAGGAAATCCACTGTTTTACGATTCCGGCCTGAAAGCCATCGAAAAAGAAGGTGGCCACGGTATAGCCGTGATGAAGCCCAGGGAGAACGACGTGGCCTTGCGGATGGCGGAAAGGGCGAAAATTATAGGAGCGGTTGCCGTAGGTATGGATGTGGATGGAGCCGGACTTATCACCATGGCTCTAATGGGCCAGCCGGTAGGGCCCAAGACCCGGGAAGAGCTGGAAGAAATCATATCGAAGGTCGGTGTGCCCTTCATTCTGAAGGGGATAATGACGGTGGACGAGGCCCAGCTGGCCTACGAGGTGGGCGCAAAAGCTATAGTTGTCTCCAATCACGGAGGCAGGATACTGGACAGCACACCGGGAGTAGCGGAAGTCCTGCCGGCCATTGCCGAAAAGCTGAAGGGGAAGATCACCATCCTGGCTGATGGTGGCGTGAGGTCCGGCGTGGATGTGCTGAAATACCTGGCCCTGGGGGCCGACGCCGTGCTGGTGGGAAGGCCGGTAATAATCGGCGCTTACGGCGGGGGTGCCGAGGGGGTAAAGGTGGTACTGGAGACAATGGCAAAGGAACTCAAGCAGGCGATGATACTTACGGGGTGCAACGATATAGCTTCGATAGGTGATCATGTCATTTATAAGCCCCAATAA
- a CDS encoding copper amine oxidase N-terminal domain-containing protein: MKKSIFKVLCLTLIMLLTLSTVAFALPGKYSNPDKVRGEVKVGEKKEHKNYKMEERIKNDIKEKMSNMKEFKAKIMVNKKEMKCDVPPVIKDGRTLIPLRAIMNGFGATVTWDQVSKAVYLVKQDIKITIFVGSNTIYVNEKQVTLDVPAQMISNRTFVPLRFISEVLGNKVNYDATTGDIEIEERLDVEEEVELGEENDDDWVQDQAGDDDVGAELENQQEVNPEV; this comes from the coding sequence ATGAAAAAGAGTATATTTAAAGTTCTATGCCTTACTCTCATCATGCTTTTGACTTTATCGACGGTAGCTTTTGCACTGCCCGGAAAGTACAGCAACCCAGACAAGGTCAGGGGCGAGGTCAAGGTAGGAGAGAAAAAGGAACATAAAAATTATAAAATGGAAGAACGAATTAAGAACGACATAAAAGAAAAAATGAGTAACATGAAGGAGTTTAAAGCAAAGATAATGGTAAATAAAAAGGAAATGAAATGCGATGTGCCACCGGTAATAAAGGACGGTAGGACGTTGATCCCGCTGAGAGCCATTATGAACGGTTTCGGAGCAACGGTGACCTGGGACCAGGTATCAAAGGCGGTTTACCTGGTAAAACAGGATATAAAAATTACAATATTTGTCGGGAGCAACACGATATATGTCAATGAAAAACAGGTGACTTTAGACGTTCCGGCCCAGATGATCAGTAACAGGACCTTCGTGCCCTTGAGGTTTATAAGCGAGGTGCTCGGTAATAAGGTAAATTATGACGCAACCACCGGTGATATAGAGATAGAGGAAAGGCTGGATGTTGAAGAAGAAGTAGAATTGGGAGAAGAAAATGATGACGACTGGGTCCAGGATCAAGCCGGGGACGATGATGTAGGAGCCGAATTGGAAAATCAGCAGGAAGTAAATCCAGAGGTGTAA
- a CDS encoding dicarboxylate/amino acid:cation symporter produces MRINVTTKILIGLILGVFVGLLFTSAPGAATTYIKPFGDLFLNLIKMIIVPLVLSSLVVGAASTGDVGKLGRIGAKTLTYYLLTTAFAVALGLILGNILDPGMGMTLPPDAKVEVQQAPSVVETLLNIVPTNPIKAMAEANMLQIIVFAIFLGIAITFAGEKGKPVLNFFDSLAEISYKIVGIIMEYAPIGVFALIVPVVAANGPSVLLPLLKVIITVYLGCALHAVLVYSSLVFLFARMSPVKFFKGAAPAMLVAFTTSSSSATLPVSMEATEKNLGVSKSISSFVLPLGATINMDGTALYQGVCALFVAQVFGINLTLSEQIVIILTATLASIGTAGVPGAGLIMLTMVLQSVGLPLEGIALIAGIDRILDMVRTCINVTGDIAGSVVVAATEKELNQDTTLEVNV; encoded by the coding sequence ATGAGGATTAACGTCACGACCAAGATTTTAATCGGTCTTATTCTGGGTGTCTTTGTAGGCCTCTTATTTACATCGGCTCCCGGCGCGGCCACGACATACATTAAACCTTTCGGGGACCTTTTCCTCAACCTCATCAAAATGATAATAGTGCCCCTGGTTCTTTCATCGCTGGTGGTGGGAGCGGCCAGCACCGGTGATGTAGGGAAACTGGGGAGAATCGGTGCCAAGACTCTAACCTATTATCTTCTCACCACCGCTTTTGCTGTAGCTCTGGGCCTCATTCTGGGCAACATCCTTGACCCCGGCATGGGCATGACCCTGCCTCCGGATGCCAAAGTAGAAGTCCAACAGGCGCCATCGGTGGTGGAGACGCTCCTTAACATCGTCCCGACCAACCCGATTAAAGCCATGGCTGAAGCCAATATGCTTCAGATCATAGTATTTGCCATTTTTCTGGGTATAGCCATTACATTTGCCGGTGAGAAGGGAAAACCCGTTCTAAATTTCTTCGACAGCCTTGCTGAGATCAGCTATAAAATAGTCGGGATAATAATGGAGTATGCACCCATAGGCGTTTTTGCCCTTATAGTCCCCGTAGTCGCCGCAAATGGACCTTCGGTGCTGCTTCCCCTGCTAAAGGTAATAATAACGGTTTACCTTGGATGCGCCCTCCACGCCGTTCTGGTATATTCCTCTCTGGTCTTTTTATTTGCCAGGATGAGCCCGGTTAAATTCTTCAAAGGCGCCGCACCGGCTATGCTTGTAGCCTTTACCACCAGCAGCAGTTCGGCGACCCTTCCGGTTTCCATGGAAGCAACCGAAAAGAACCTGGGAGTGTCCAAGTCAATATCCAGCTTTGTATTGCCGCTGGGCGCCACCATCAACATGGACGGTACCGCCCTTTACCAGGGGGTCTGCGCGCTATTTGTCGCTCAGGTTTTCGGTATTAACCTGACATTGTCAGAGCAGATAGTAATAATACTTACTGCCACCCTGGCTTCCATAGGAACTGCCGGAGTTCCCGGCGCGGGCCTCATAATGCTAACGATGGTGCTGCAGTCTGTAGGGCTGCCTCTGGAGGGCATAGCCCTCATAGCGGGAATAGATCGCATACTCGACATGGTCAGGACGTGCATCAACGTGACGGGTGATATAGCCGGATCGGTGGTGGTAGCAGCCACCGAAAAGGAGCTCAATCAGGATACTACTCTTGAGGTAAATGTGTAG